A genomic window from Fibrobacterota bacterium includes:
- a CDS encoding sugar-binding protein, with amino-acid sequence MDRICMGLALVAGLAVAAPNNTYTAATVSAPIVIDGIAEAAWEKAAWDSINVNWIGTKPTASDFAGRYKAMWDTSRVYLLVEIQDDSVSDVYPDPLDHYWDDDAVEIFLDENHDGGDHQNNFSAWAYHIGTAYDVVDNGTDAKPHLFNDHIQVKRTSNGRTSLWELSMAVYGADYKMGSSNVPLRLAAGMNMGFSIAYCDNDGGSSRRHFVGSVNTPGHIANQGYLNADCFGTLVLGADSTSELKRSRGPARQTLLQCRPDAFRWNDASAPRVLRADGSLVALRPALVDGWMGQELAAGGYLVSTTNGGGAGIFRKVR; translated from the coding sequence ATGGACAGGATTTGCATGGGACTGGCGCTCGTCGCCGGTCTTGCCGTCGCCGCGCCGAACAACACCTACACGGCAGCGACGGTGTCGGCGCCGATCGTGATCGACGGCATTGCGGAAGCGGCCTGGGAAAAGGCGGCCTGGGATTCGATCAACGTCAACTGGATCGGCACCAAGCCCACCGCTTCCGATTTCGCGGGTCGTTACAAGGCGATGTGGGACACGTCGCGAGTCTATCTGCTGGTGGAAATCCAGGACGACTCCGTTTCCGATGTCTACCCGGATCCGCTCGACCATTATTGGGACGACGATGCCGTGGAGATTTTCCTGGACGAAAACCACGATGGCGGCGACCACCAGAACAACTTCTCGGCTTGGGCCTACCACATCGGCACCGCGTACGATGTGGTGGACAACGGCACCGATGCCAAGCCTCACCTGTTCAACGACCACATCCAGGTCAAGCGCACCAGCAACGGCCGAACAAGCCTGTGGGAGTTGAGCATGGCGGTCTATGGTGCCGACTACAAGATGGGATCGAGCAACGTTCCGCTCCGCTTGGCGGCAGGCATGAACATGGGCTTTTCCATCGCCTATTGCGACAATGATGGAGGCTCGAGCCGCAGGCATTTCGTGGGGTCGGTCAACACTCCCGGCCACATCGCCAACCAAGGCTACTTGAACGCCGATTGCTTCGGAACCTTGGTCTTGGGCGCGGACTCCACCTCGGAGCTCAAGCGCAGCCGAGGTCCGGCCCGACAAACCCTGTTGCAGTGCCGCCCCGACGCGTTTCGATGGAACGATGCTTCCGCGCCGCGCGTCCTTCGCGCCGATGGATCCCTCGTCGCCCTACGACCAGCTCTAGTGGACGGTTGGATGGGA
- a CDS encoding MotA/TolQ/ExbB proton channel family protein, whose amino-acid sequence MSDFPVVSLLKNMSGEGYFILALLAMLSILSLAVIILKWSQLRRRDTDDQLFDLHFAKVKAFSDLPVTVSRTRGEGMRAIAEAALREEETFPPEDPAGRSENTRVELVREATEREAELQSSSLEHRVSWLVVAAGSGPFLGLLGTVWGIMDAFFQIGNQASAGLNVVAPGIAEALMTTGAGLLVALPAAAAHQLLTARLRQIETRNAIFASRVLNLYRREFLSGAN is encoded by the coding sequence ATGTCCGACTTCCCAGTGGTCAGCCTTCTGAAAAACATGAGCGGAGAGGGATACTTCATCCTCGCCCTGCTCGCGATGCTTTCCATCCTGTCTCTGGCTGTGATCATCCTCAAATGGAGCCAGCTTCGCCGACGCGATACGGATGATCAACTCTTCGATCTCCATTTCGCCAAGGTGAAGGCGTTTTCCGACCTGCCTGTGACGGTCTCCCGCACTCGCGGCGAAGGCATGCGAGCCATCGCGGAGGCCGCCTTGCGCGAAGAGGAAACCTTCCCGCCGGAAGACCCGGCAGGCCGCTCGGAGAACACCCGTGTGGAACTCGTCCGGGAAGCCACCGAGCGCGAAGCGGAACTCCAGTCTTCCAGCCTGGAACACCGCGTCAGCTGGCTGGTGGTCGCCGCGGGTTCCGGTCCGTTTCTCGGCTTGCTGGGTACGGTATGGGGCATCATGGACGCGTTCTTCCAGATCGGCAACCAGGCGTCGGCTGGCCTGAACGTGGTGGCCCCCGGCATCGCCGAGGCGCTGATGACCACCGGCGCGGGACTTCTTGTGGCGCTTCCCGCCGCCGCCGCGCACCAGCTTCTGACCGCCCGGCTTCGCCAGATCGAGACCCGCAACGCCATCTTCGCCTCGCGCGTGCTGAATCTGTACCGCAGGGAATTCCTGTCCGGGGCGAACTGA
- a CDS encoding biopolymer transporter ExbD, which produces MRRRRMPLPQPDMNLTNLMDIVLCILVVFMITAPLMTQGVKVELPKAQSPAMDEKKSVTVSFDGERRIFVDGEETTRESFTETFQKAWGGATDKAVLIEGDRSVPYGLVLETVGVIQEAGATKIGFLTDPPQKK; this is translated from the coding sequence ATGCGACGCCGGCGGATGCCCTTGCCCCAACCGGACATGAACCTCACCAACCTCATGGATATCGTGTTGTGCATCCTGGTGGTGTTCATGATCACCGCGCCGCTGATGACCCAAGGCGTCAAGGTGGAACTTCCCAAGGCCCAGTCTCCGGCCATGGACGAGAAGAAATCCGTCACGGTCTCCTTCGACGGAGAACGGCGCATCTTCGTGGACGGCGAAGAGACCACGCGGGAATCCTTCACGGAAACCTTCCAGAAAGCCTGGGGTGGAGCAACCGACAAGGCCGTGTTGATCGAGGGCGATCGATCCGTTCCCTACGGGCTGGTCCTGGAAACCGTGGGCGTCATCCAAGAAGCCGGTGCGACAAAAATCGGCTTCCTGACGGATCCCCCTCAAAAGAAATGA
- a CDS encoding TonB family protein — MNSSKADSRFKAFIAVSALVHTIAFVSLIAFSLLQSHKKSKPIAFELVGIPAKGDGGSPAKNPHPTKPPDAETSAPPPPAQPETQKPKQPTNPADQKLPPSDLGVAPKTPTNTKATPTPAPATSKPTEKGSTEKTGAASTSEAKPGKQGVPGGDTLSVGSAKGLPSPMAFWLSRVKFLVEQNWRAPAGLSGVTQMPEVVFHVARDGRPSMAALKVKSGNPSLDRIALRAVQAVSTFPPVPDVWPEDKVVVRYVLQYSAQ, encoded by the coding sequence ATGAACTCGTCCAAGGCAGACTCGCGATTCAAGGCATTCATTGCCGTCTCCGCGCTTGTGCACACGATCGCGTTCGTGTCGTTGATCGCGTTTTCCCTGTTGCAATCCCACAAGAAATCGAAGCCCATCGCCTTCGAACTGGTGGGGATCCCGGCGAAAGGTGATGGGGGGTCGCCTGCGAAGAATCCCCACCCGACCAAACCTCCGGATGCGGAAACCTCCGCTCCGCCTCCGCCTGCGCAACCGGAAACCCAAAAGCCCAAGCAACCCACGAATCCGGCCGACCAGAAATTGCCGCCTTCGGATCTGGGTGTGGCTCCCAAGACTCCCACCAACACCAAAGCGACTCCCACCCCGGCTCCGGCGACGTCCAAGCCCACCGAAAAGGGTTCGACGGAAAAGACCGGTGCAGCCTCCACCTCGGAGGCCAAGCCAGGCAAGCAGGGGGTCCCTGGTGGAGACACGCTTTCCGTTGGATCCGCCAAGGGTCTTCCCTCGCCCATGGCCTTCTGGTTGTCTCGGGTGAAGTTCCTGGTGGAACAGAATTGGCGGGCACCCGCGGGTCTCTCCGGCGTGACCCAAATGCCCGAAGTGGTCTTCCATGTGGCGCGGGACGGTCGCCCTTCCATGGCTGCGCTCAAAGTCAAATCCGGAAACCCCTCCCTGGACCGCATCGCGCTCCGGGCTGTCCAGGCGGTTTCCACGTTCCCCCCGGTGCCCGACGTCTGGCCCGAGGACAAGGTGGTGGTTCGCTATGTGCTTCAATACTCTGCTCAGTAG
- a CDS encoding PD40 domain-containing protein, producing MCFNTLLSRVFPAIALLWAAVPGLAQEDFVLRSDATEALVGLVVLPFDGVDKIADYADVAKPEEILRADLDFSGRFRVTTAAKWDSLAFSKQGATTVLTGSVKPGAVEGEVDIQFRLIDASSRDKLLEKTYSGRKKDLRRLAHRFADDAVFQIFGERGIATTKIAFTRGKDGQKEIWTMDYDGFGAQSATKNGSINLSPVWDRDGALIWSSYMGKDGAHLWRMENGAKPTRFLPSVPGMQISAAPSPIDGELALAVSIDGQTEIYRSYPNGKPVRLTFNPALEVSPSWSPNGWEIAFTSDRTGSPQVYAMDKDGANLRRVTWIGGYNDQAAWSPAGDRIAFARQAGDFQILTISPDGGDEKWLGPGEQPKWSPDGRHLVFTRRFGARSDVWICRADGSGTRQISFHGDASQPAWSR from the coding sequence ATGTGCTTCAATACTCTGCTCAGTAGGGTCTTCCCTGCGATCGCCTTGCTGTGGGCTGCCGTTCCGGGGCTTGCCCAGGAGGATTTCGTTCTGCGTTCCGACGCGACGGAAGCGTTGGTCGGTCTGGTCGTGCTTCCGTTCGACGGGGTGGATAAGATCGCCGATTACGCCGACGTCGCCAAGCCGGAAGAAATCCTGCGGGCGGATCTCGACTTTTCCGGCAGATTCCGGGTCACGACCGCCGCCAAGTGGGATTCCCTCGCCTTTTCCAAACAGGGCGCCACCACGGTTCTGACAGGATCTGTCAAGCCCGGTGCGGTCGAGGGCGAGGTGGACATCCAGTTTCGGCTCATCGACGCCTCTTCCCGGGACAAACTCCTGGAAAAGACCTACTCGGGCCGCAAGAAGGATCTGCGTCGCCTCGCACACCGTTTCGCCGACGATGCCGTCTTCCAGATCTTCGGAGAACGCGGCATCGCCACCACGAAAATCGCCTTCACGCGAGGCAAGGACGGCCAGAAGGAAATCTGGACGATGGACTACGACGGATTCGGAGCGCAAAGCGCCACCAAGAACGGCAGCATCAACTTGAGCCCTGTCTGGGATCGCGATGGCGCTTTGATCTGGTCGTCCTACATGGGCAAGGACGGCGCCCATCTTTGGCGGATGGAAAACGGAGCGAAGCCGACTCGCTTCCTGCCCAGCGTGCCTGGAATGCAGATCTCCGCCGCCCCCAGCCCCATCGATGGCGAATTGGCCTTGGCGGTCTCCATCGATGGCCAGACGGAAATCTACCGGTCCTACCCCAACGGGAAACCGGTCCGCCTCACCTTCAATCCAGCGCTCGAGGTCAGCCCTTCCTGGTCGCCCAACGGCTGGGAAATCGCCTTCACCTCCGACCGGACAGGAAGCCCCCAGGTCTACGCCATGGACAAGGACGGAGCGAACCTGCGACGAGTCACCTGGATCGGCGGCTACAACGACCAGGCCGCATGGTCCCCCGCTGGCGATCGCATCGCGTTCGCCAGACAGGCTGGCGATTTCCAGATCCTGACCATCTCCCCCGATGGCGGTGATGAAAAATGGCTCGGACCCGGCGAGCAGCCGAAGTGGTCGCCGGATGGCCGCCATCTGGTTTTCACGCGTCGCTTCGGCGCTCGATCCGATGTCTGGATCTGCCGTGCCGATGGAAGCGGTACCCGACAGATTTCCTTCCACGGCGATGCCAGCCAACCAGCTTGGTCGAGGTAA
- a CDS encoding OmpA family protein, with protein sequence MNRKFALALTAVGASMLIGACTKQEIVTPPPPPPPPPVETAVVPPPPPPPPPPRDTVAERRARLQGLMAEALKPIYFDLDQSSIKPEGKDILTKVGSLLKLYPELFVTVEGNADERGSTEYNQALGDRRAAAAKKWLESFGVKSAQLKSISYGKEKAASGQDESVWSKDRRDDLPGEIR encoded by the coding sequence ATGAATCGGAAATTCGCGCTCGCCCTGACTGCCGTCGGAGCATCGATGCTCATCGGCGCTTGCACAAAGCAAGAAATTGTCACTCCTCCTCCTCCGCCGCCGCCGCCGCCGGTGGAAACCGCCGTTGTGCCTCCTCCTCCTCCTCCGCCGCCGCCGCCGCGCGACACCGTCGCCGAGCGCCGCGCCCGCCTGCAGGGTCTCATGGCCGAAGCACTCAAGCCCATCTACTTCGATCTGGATCAGTCCAGCATCAAGCCGGAAGGCAAGGACATCCTGACCAAGGTCGGAAGCTTGCTCAAGCTTTACCCGGAACTCTTCGTGACCGTCGAAGGCAATGCCGACGAGCGTGGGTCCACCGAGTACAACCAGGCCTTGGGTGATCGTCGCGCTGCGGCCGCCAAGAAGTGGCTGGAGTCCTTCGGCGTGAAATCCGCTCAACTCAAGAGCATTTCCTACGGCAAGGAGAAGGCTGCCAGCGGACAAGACGAATCCGTCTGGTCCAAGGACCGTCGCGACGATCTTCCCGGAGAAATCCGCTGA
- a CDS encoding tetratricopeptide repeat protein, protein MDLIHAEVRANRGETAETARKVDSARADLVAVNAKLSDMGVKSGDEVSRTRADLQTAIAQMTSEMQKITAQLENTQLRLTDLDRQLGTLRARPAGGKSDSGSKSGAGANLLENAINTAQEDFSRGRFDLAYRGFSDVVARDSSGSLKPMALYKMGECRFAQSNWDEARTLYLKVVREFPKDPARCPAWFKLGLVYSNGKAPKDRDEAWAKLQKSCPGSNEAQRAKDLLAGN, encoded by the coding sequence TTGGATCTGATCCATGCGGAAGTACGTGCCAATCGAGGTGAGACGGCGGAGACGGCCCGCAAGGTCGATTCCGCTCGCGCCGATCTGGTCGCCGTGAACGCGAAGCTTTCCGACATGGGTGTGAAGTCTGGCGACGAGGTGAGCAGGACTCGTGCAGATCTGCAGACCGCGATCGCTCAGATGACCTCCGAGATGCAAAAGATCACGGCGCAGCTGGAGAACACCCAGTTGCGGCTGACCGATCTCGATCGCCAGCTTGGCACGCTGCGGGCTCGTCCCGCCGGTGGCAAGTCGGACTCGGGATCGAAGTCTGGTGCAGGTGCAAACCTCCTGGAAAACGCGATCAACACGGCCCAGGAAGATTTCTCCCGGGGCCGCTTTGACCTGGCCTACAGGGGCTTTTCGGACGTTGTCGCTCGCGATTCTTCCGGGTCTCTCAAGCCGATGGCGCTGTACAAGATGGGCGAATGCCGATTTGCGCAATCCAACTGGGATGAAGCGCGCACCCTCTACTTGAAGGTGGTGCGCGAATTCCCGAAGGATCCCGCGCGGTGTCCGGCGTGGTTCAAGCTTGGTTTGGTGTACAGCAACGGGAAGGCGCCGAAGGACCGGGACGAGGCTTGGGCGAAGCTCCAGAAGTCCTGCCCCGGCTCGAACGAAGCGCAACGAGCGAAGGACCTGCTAGCCGGAAACTGA
- a CDS encoding SLBB domain-containing protein, translating to MMGVTTRRILGLASLVILPIVVSAQSISSEDLATIERMRAEKSAAGSSGSRGVTGEGVRSSVMDRSGEVDPNESTLPPDSTRKKLRLQNASLQDSAIRDSLSGLERYGRSIFKKADPSMFASHAGAVGGGYLLGPGDEIILTMWGQKEGRYQLVLDREGQIHLEGVGVVSLNGQSLASASDILRKRLNRIYAGIGAGQMDLTLGKLKQVRIFVVGHVEQPGSFLLSGNTSILAAVYQAKGPTEIGSEREVEIVRGKTRTKADLYDFLFRGQSGSQTLQDGDVVLVPPHGPLVQIKGDVGRPAVYELLASEGAKELLGYAGGIRSTAATTNMLVQRIFENGRRDVLTLPSPTSVLSGPPAPLRDGDVVQVFRGNDPALSTVAIVGRVRFPGSYPIGEGMRASDLIKLSGGPTKDAFEGRVILSRLLVGKLRSFQRFSILQADTSLLQNGDSLFVFDRTELALHDSVRISGAVRRPGYYPWREGMTAKDLILMSGGGIWGAEMSQLRLETPRNGAPSLIDVFQIDSGLTNGKADRVLSPKAHLAVPLNPLAHSLDLVQVKGWVVQPGVYALEGNGERLSSLWKRIGGLREDAYLSGASFLRMTDSTYSRIQIDFTKALAEPGSTNDLALHPGDSIFVPARPATVSVKGRVNSPANILWREGKSWRWYIQQAGGFSDSADGDRVYVRYADGTIQTRDNGISDSPTPGSEVIVPFRVPPKPTTVTEMLSAVNLILGTVIAGLTIYVLTQTNK from the coding sequence ATGATGGGTGTCACGACGCGACGCATTTTGGGCCTGGCCTCCTTGGTGATCTTGCCGATCGTGGTCTCGGCCCAATCGATCTCGTCGGAAGACCTTGCCACGATCGAGAGGATGCGCGCCGAGAAAAGCGCAGCAGGATCATCGGGATCGAGGGGAGTCACAGGGGAAGGCGTCCGAAGCTCCGTGATGGATCGTTCCGGGGAGGTGGATCCCAACGAGTCCACTCTGCCGCCAGACAGCACGCGGAAAAAGCTGCGCCTTCAGAACGCATCGCTCCAGGACAGCGCCATTCGCGACTCCCTTTCCGGACTGGAGCGATACGGCCGTTCCATTTTCAAGAAGGCCGATCCCAGCATGTTCGCCTCCCATGCAGGGGCGGTGGGCGGAGGGTATCTGCTGGGGCCAGGCGACGAAATCATCCTGACCATGTGGGGACAAAAGGAAGGCAGGTACCAGCTGGTCCTGGATCGGGAAGGGCAGATCCATCTGGAAGGTGTTGGTGTCGTGTCCCTCAATGGCCAGAGTTTGGCATCCGCATCGGATATTTTGCGGAAACGACTCAATCGGATCTATGCAGGCATCGGTGCTGGCCAGATGGATCTGACGCTTGGCAAGCTCAAGCAAGTGCGGATCTTCGTGGTGGGACATGTCGAGCAGCCGGGAAGCTTCCTGCTCTCGGGCAACACATCCATCCTCGCTGCGGTCTATCAAGCAAAAGGACCGACCGAGATCGGTTCCGAGCGTGAAGTGGAAATCGTTCGAGGCAAGACCCGAACGAAGGCCGACCTCTATGATTTCCTCTTCCGGGGCCAGTCCGGTTCGCAGACCCTCCAAGATGGGGACGTCGTGCTGGTGCCGCCGCACGGACCGCTTGTCCAGATCAAGGGGGACGTGGGGCGTCCGGCCGTCTACGAATTGCTCGCATCGGAGGGAGCCAAGGAACTCCTCGGATATGCGGGCGGAATTCGAAGCACGGCGGCGACCACCAACATGCTGGTCCAGAGGATTTTCGAGAACGGTCGTCGAGACGTTCTCACCTTGCCCTCACCCACCTCGGTTCTTTCGGGCCCGCCTGCACCCTTGCGCGATGGCGATGTGGTTCAGGTCTTTCGGGGCAACGATCCGGCTTTGTCAACGGTCGCGATCGTCGGCAGGGTTCGCTTTCCGGGTTCGTATCCGATCGGAGAAGGAATGCGGGCCTCGGATCTGATCAAGCTCTCGGGCGGGCCGACAAAGGACGCATTCGAGGGTCGGGTCATTCTTTCCCGGCTGTTGGTCGGGAAGTTGCGCTCCTTCCAGCGCTTTTCGATTCTGCAAGCGGACACGAGCTTGCTCCAGAACGGAGACAGCCTTTTCGTCTTTGATCGAACGGAGCTGGCTCTTCACGACTCGGTCCGGATTTCGGGTGCGGTTCGCCGACCGGGTTATTATCCGTGGCGCGAAGGCATGACGGCCAAGGATTTGATCCTGATGTCCGGAGGAGGGATTTGGGGGGCTGAAATGTCCCAACTTCGCTTGGAAACCCCTCGCAATGGCGCACCTTCGCTCATCGATGTTTTCCAGATCGACTCGGGCTTGACCAACGGCAAGGCCGATCGAGTCCTCTCGCCGAAAGCGCATTTGGCCGTGCCGCTGAATCCCCTCGCCCATTCCTTGGATCTGGTCCAAGTCAAGGGCTGGGTGGTCCAGCCCGGGGTGTATGCGTTGGAGGGCAACGGGGAGCGACTTTCCTCCCTTTGGAAACGGATCGGCGGATTGCGCGAAGATGCCTATCTCTCGGGCGCGAGCTTCCTGCGCATGACCGACTCGACCTACAGCCGGATCCAGATCGATTTCACGAAGGCCTTGGCTGAGCCCGGAAGCACCAACGATCTCGCGCTCCATCCGGGCGATTCCATCTTCGTGCCCGCCCGCCCGGCAACAGTTTCTGTCAAGGGACGCGTGAACAGTCCCGCCAACATCCTGTGGCGGGAAGGCAAATCCTGGCGGTGGTACATCCAGCAAGCGGGCGGGTTTTCCGACAGTGCCGATGGCGACCGGGTGTATGTGCGCTATGCGGATGGAACCATCCAGACCAGGGACAACGGGATATCCGATTCGCCAACTCCGGGCTCCGAAGTCATCGTTCCCTTCCGAGTCCCACCCAAGCCTACGACGGTCACCGAGATGCTCAGTGCCGTCAACTTGATCCTCGGAACCGTGATCGCGGGATTGACCATCTACGTGCTCACCCAAACCAACAAGTAG
- the scpB gene encoding SMC-Scp complex subunit ScpB, whose translation MKRQDIQDSPSRERLEIEAWRQKVLDCPRPMDDQPENPVEELPASSPETEALPESIAPPLDAAPIKPSLEPGLSLPESYEEELDLEEPTIPRPSDEILLEAALFASTELLTLRHLKELVDPSLTAPKVQKLVESTNRRLLEGSHPFEIVSAAGGWRLRTRPELYPWLRGIFKEVQGRRLSQAVLETLAVVAYKQPITKAEIEAVRGVSADGALKKLLEKRLVTVSGRTDTPGRPLTYGTTREFLEYFGISKLPDDLPRLAEFEELVQSRALLPQVAPGGVLLQQEQIDE comes from the coding sequence ATGAAGCGCCAAGATATCCAAGACTCGCCCAGCCGCGAACGGCTGGAGATCGAAGCTTGGCGCCAGAAGGTTCTAGATTGCCCTAGACCCATGGACGACCAGCCAGAGAATCCTGTCGAGGAACTTCCAGCCTCCTCTCCCGAAACCGAAGCTCTCCCGGAATCGATCGCGCCACCACTCGATGCCGCACCGATCAAGCCTTCGCTCGAACCAGGCCTGAGCCTCCCGGAATCCTACGAGGAGGAGCTCGATCTGGAGGAGCCGACGATCCCTCGTCCCTCGGACGAAATCCTCCTGGAGGCAGCGCTTTTCGCTTCCACGGAGCTTCTGACGTTGCGCCACCTCAAGGAGCTGGTGGACCCCTCGCTCACGGCCCCGAAAGTCCAGAAGCTCGTGGAGTCCACCAACCGTCGCCTGCTGGAAGGCAGCCATCCTTTCGAGATCGTCTCCGCGGCTGGGGGCTGGCGTCTGAGAACCAGGCCCGAGCTCTACCCTTGGCTTCGCGGGATCTTCAAGGAAGTCCAAGGCAGAAGACTCTCGCAGGCGGTGCTGGAGACTCTCGCCGTGGTCGCCTACAAACAGCCCATCACCAAGGCCGAGATCGAAGCCGTGCGCGGAGTGAGTGCGGATGGTGCCTTGAAAAAGCTTCTGGAGAAGCGTTTGGTGACGGTTTCTGGCAGAACCGACACACCGGGACGTCCACTCACCTACGGCACCACACGGGAATTCCTGGAGTACTTCGGGATTTCCAAGCTTCCGGACGATCTGCCTCGCTTGGCCGAGTTCGAAGAATTGGTCCAATCGCGTGCGCTCCTGCCGCAGGTCGCGCCGGGTGGGGTGCTGTTGCAACAGGAGCAGATCGACGAATGA
- a CDS encoding cyclase family protein, with protein MSWVDLTHPLSERTPTWEDAELFQRQTVCEIDSLSTVRVSRISMSTHNGTHLDAPAHFLSNGRLVEDLSLESLVGPAWVAETGEAALLDAPLLESLGIPATARRVLFKTTNTARRLMEQPMFARDYVGLDVSGAQWLVDRGVVLVGLDYLSVQAYEASDDTHRILLRSDAILVEGLVLDSVSTGWWDLVCLPFLARDLDGAPARVIARQLS; from the coding sequence ATGAGCTGGGTCGATCTGACCCATCCTCTTTCGGAACGAACGCCGACCTGGGAAGACGCGGAACTTTTCCAGCGCCAAACCGTGTGCGAAATCGATTCCCTGAGCACCGTCAGGGTTTCACGCATTTCCATGAGCACGCACAACGGCACGCATCTGGACGCGCCTGCGCACTTCCTGTCCAATGGCCGCCTCGTGGAAGATCTTTCCTTGGAGTCCCTGGTAGGGCCTGCGTGGGTGGCGGAAACCGGCGAGGCGGCTCTCCTGGATGCCCCTCTGCTCGAATCCCTGGGCATTCCCGCGACGGCGAGGCGGGTCTTGTTCAAGACCACAAATACCGCGCGTCGCTTGATGGAACAGCCGATGTTCGCACGAGACTACGTGGGATTGGATGTTTCCGGGGCCCAGTGGCTGGTCGATCGAGGCGTGGTGTTGGTGGGATTGGATTATCTCTCCGTCCAGGCATACGAGGCCAGCGATGACACGCACCGGATCCTCCTGAGAAGCGACGCGATCCTGGTCGAAGGCCTGGTCCTGGATTCCGTCTCCACCGGCTGGTGGGACCTGGTCTGCCTACCCTTCTTGGCCAGGGATTTGGATGGAGCTCCCGCCCGCGTGATCGCGCGGCAGCTTTCCTAA
- a CDS encoding MFS transporter: MNPNRAFAWVREINGSRMLGGLAMMFGFGAFVNIQFNPRLFHLRGLSEVEIGIVLALGSLASLFSPLLAGWWTDRLAKPRWVLAFYSIAGAAGLALLPHLHGLVPLMIGYFLIQVAFSPVSPMTQSFVLSSTEAGPGSFLVMRSMGTLGFLLVSLWLSRFLSVISLDQAYMVMGACLLAALPFLMLLGVRGRKFAPASSLRFRQVVGFLWDRKLMPLYFGCGIGFFCNSLGVSILPHLVTGPLGRSDADIARAWSVATSFEIVFMMLSIPFVHRFGLKRFVMLGLGATALRWALAALAGDYRWFLVAQSLHGLMVAGVFTGQSLALSRMLPPDRLASGTAAAALLNGGVMSVAGSFLSGWIWKWFGLVAVCWTTAFVAAAGFVFFWLYGPDPEA; the protein is encoded by the coding sequence TTGAATCCCAACCGCGCATTCGCCTGGGTTCGCGAGATCAACGGATCCCGGATGCTGGGTGGACTGGCGATGATGTTCGGGTTCGGCGCCTTCGTGAACATCCAGTTCAATCCGCGTCTGTTCCATCTTCGCGGCTTGAGCGAGGTGGAGATCGGCATCGTGTTGGCGCTGGGCAGCCTTGCCTCCCTTTTCAGTCCGCTGCTGGCTGGCTGGTGGACGGATCGTCTCGCCAAACCCCGCTGGGTCCTGGCGTTCTACTCCATCGCGGGGGCTGCGGGCCTGGCATTGCTTCCACACCTCCATGGCTTGGTGCCGCTGATGATCGGGTACTTCCTGATCCAGGTAGCCTTCAGTCCGGTGTCGCCCATGACCCAGTCGTTCGTTCTCTCCAGCACCGAGGCGGGGCCGGGGAGTTTTCTGGTGATGCGCTCGATGGGAACCTTGGGATTTTTGCTGGTCTCCCTATGGCTCTCCCGGTTTCTGTCCGTGATTTCCTTGGACCAGGCCTACATGGTGATGGGGGCTTGCCTTCTGGCCGCCTTGCCCTTCCTGATGCTCCTGGGGGTTCGAGGGCGAAAATTCGCGCCGGCCAGTTCGCTGCGATTCCGGCAGGTGGTTGGGTTCCTGTGGGATCGCAAACTCATGCCGTTGTATTTCGGTTGCGGCATCGGTTTTTTCTGCAACTCGCTGGGTGTGAGCATTTTGCCTCATCTGGTGACCGGCCCATTGGGACGATCCGATGCCGATATCGCACGGGCTTGGAGCGTTGCGACAAGCTTCGAGATCGTCTTCATGATGCTCTCGATTCCCTTCGTCCATCGATTCGGCCTCAAACGATTCGTGATGCTGGGACTGGGCGCGACGGCTCTGCGATGGGCGCTGGCCGCGTTGGCGGGGGACTATCGCTGGTTTCTGGTCGCTCAATCCTTGCACGGGCTCATGGTGGCTGGAGTGTTCACCGGACAGAGTCTGGCGCTTTCGCGCATGTTGCCTCCCGATCGCCTGGCCTCCGGGACTGCCGCCGCGGCATTGCTCAATGGGGGAGTGATGAGCGTCGCGGGATCCTTCCTGTCGGGGTGGATCTGGAAATGGTTCGGGCTGGTCGCCGTGTGCTGGACCACCGCTTTCGTGGCTGCCGCAGGATTCGTGTTCTTCTGGCTGTACGGTCCGGATCCCGAGGCTTAG